A window from Branchiostoma floridae strain S238N-H82 chromosome 16, Bfl_VNyyK, whole genome shotgun sequence encodes these proteins:
- the LOC118403458 gene encoding neuronal acetylcholine receptor subunit alpha-2-like: MEAMKVVDNFAQCGGGSTCDVWSPPQQEGEWNRKDKIFAEGNKKACFAVHLERIPLFHIATTVGPCVILVVLMTITFIMPIDRGDRISFGVTILLSMVVSLVFVTEVLPVKGALPFFATLIVVCMGLMGLFLFFTMYIISLHDKEGSLSPMAKTFFLHYMAKLLLLGDLTEKEAGPTGKKLAWPERANRMVPADDAAKVDGEETTDNVYEELAETDGKNPTDVFDGMIKVEVESQAQISDDVVKVDRETPADVSGTTGDIPAEAVAETDVETPAAVSGTPRQPSSPPTRLEAAVEEQTSCLRDLISIVQEQAVKSEQKAEEVIHSLEELAKAVKGDQEVSDYTLLTKVLDRLCLVLYVISVAVAVPISMYLGK, encoded by the exons atggaagccatgaaggTAGTTGACAACTTTGCAC AATGCGGAGGGGGCAGTACCTGTGACGTCTGGTCTCCCCCACAACAGGAGGGCGAATGGAATCGGAAGGACAAGATCTTCGCAGAAGGCAACAAGAAGGCGTGCTTCGCGGTTCATCTGGAGAGGATCCCGCTGTTCCACATCGCCACGACCGTTGGGCCCTGCGTCATCCTGGTGGTGCTGATGACCATCACCTTTATCATGCCCATAGACAGGGGAGACCGGATCTCCTTCGGAGTGACCATCCTGCTCTCCATGGTCGTGTCTCTCGTGTTTGTCACGGAGGTACTTCCTGTTAAAGGGGCGCTGCCGTTTTTCG CCACGCTTATCGTCGTCTGCATGGGGCTGATGGGACTTTTCCTGTTCTTCACCATGTACATCATCAGCCTCCACGACAAGGAGGGGAGTCTGTCACCAATGGCCAAGACTTTCTTTCTCCACTACATGGCAAA GTTACTGTTGCTCGGAGACCTCACAGAGAAGGAGGCTGGCCCGACCGGCAAGAAGCTGGCCTGGCCTGAGCGGGCCAATCGCATGGTCCCTGCCGATGACGCGGCCAAGGTCGACGGAGAGGAGACCACAGACAATGTCTACGAAGAATTGGCGGAGACCGACGGAAAGAACCCGACCGATGTCTTCGATGGTATGATAAAGGTTGAGGTCGAGAGCCAAGCTCAAATCTCCGATGACGTAGTGAAGGTCGACAGAGAGACCCCAGCTGATGTCTCCGGTACAACAGGCGACATCCCTGCCGAAGCCGTGGCGGAGACCGACGTAGAGACCCCCGCCGCTGTCTCCGGGACACCCCGCCAGCCGTCCAGCCCGCCCACCCGCCTGGAGGCCGCCGTGGAAGAGCAGACCTCTTGCCTGCGTGACCTGATTAGCATCGTTCAGGAGCAGGCGGTGAAGTCCGAGCAGAAGGCGGAGGAGGTGATCCACAGCCTGGAGGAGCTGGCCAAGGCGGTGAAGGGCGATCAGGAAGTGTCCGATTACACCCTGCTGACCAAGGTACTGGACAGGCTGTGCCTTGTCCTGTACGTCATCAGCGTTGCTGTGGCCGTGCCCATTTCCATGTATCTGGGCAAGTAA
- the LOC118403457 gene encoding cytochrome P450 2U1-like: MVNWTYSKAFVLLYFAVMWPNQNVYGITKQDAARLKNIAFTKFNPAYLEKRRFAVSALKNLGMKMGPGSVEEHIREEARQLCLKLSEQGDAHPRDIADSLTVSVSNIVCSMVFGKRYDHDDEKFVELMKIVHKVLSQLEHGSSQLMMVFPFLRFIPGVNSTNRILVECINKVHEFLRQEITKHREILDSENPRDFIDLILTELQTKEKTDCFTEENIVWIIQNMFFAGTETTANTLRWGILYMVLCPEEQQKVQSELDSVLGTDHDVPTLAHRSQLPYTEATIMETQRIRLVAPLNAPHAPNEDTTFRGYDIPAGTQVLTNLWSAHMDPEYWANPEKFDPRRFLDTEGKVVSRPDSYLPFSAGRRVCLGEQLAKMELFLLFSSLLKHFTFKLPEGAAAPSADDCMRVTPPRVNMCITRR; this comes from the exons ATGGTAAACTGGACCTACAGCAAGGCCTTCGTTCTCCTGTACTTTGCGGTGATGTGGCCAAACCAGAATGTGTACGGAATAACTAAGCAGGACGCGGCCCGATTGAAAA ACATCGCCTTCACAAAATTCAACCCAGCCTACTTGGAAAAACGTAGGTTTGCCGTCAGTGCGCTGAAAAATCTTGGAATGAAAATGGGACCAGGCAGCGTAGAAGAACACATCAGAGAAGAGGCTCGTCAGCTCTGTCTGAAG CTGTCCGAACAAGGGGACGCACATCCACGTGACATCGCCGACAGCCTGACTGTGTCAGTCTCCAACATCGTCTGTTCCATGGTGTTCGGAAAACGTTACGACCACGATGATGAAAAGTTCGTCGAACTGATGAAGATTGTACACAAGGTACTCTCCCAACTTGAACATGGATCCAGTCAGCTGATGATGGTGTTTCCCTTTCTCCGATTCATACCAGGAG TAAACTCAACAAACAGGATTCTTGTTGAGTGCATTAACAAAGTCCACGAATTTCTTCGACAAGAAATTACGAAGCATCGCGAGATCCTGGATAGCGAGAATCCACGAGACTTCATCGACCTTATCCTCACCGAACTACAGACCAAGGAGAAAACCGACTGTTTTACAGAGGAGAACATTGTGTGGATaattcaaaatatgttttttgcTGGAACGGAGACCACAGCCAACACCTTGCGATGGGGCATTCTCTACATGGTTCTGTGTCCAGAAGAACAGCAGAAG GTCCAATCTGAGCTGGACAGTGTCCTGGGAACAGACCATGACGTGCCCACCCTGGCCCACAGGTCCCAGCTGCCGTATACCGAGGCTACTATCATGGAGACCCAGCGAATCCGACTTGTGGCTCCCCTTAATGCTCCTCATGCTCCTAACGAGGACACGACCTTCCGAGGCTATGATATCCCAGCGGGAACGCAG GTCCTTACCAACCTGTGGTCAGCTCATATGGACCCAGAATACTGGGCGAACCCAGAGAAGTTTGACCCCCGTAGGTTTCTGGACACCGAAGGCAAGGTGGTCAGTAGGCCGGACTCATACCTACCCTTTTCTGCTG GCCGCCGTGTCTGCCTCGGTGAGCAGCTGGCTAAGATGGAGCTCTTTCTGCTATTTTCTTCCCTCCTGAAACACTTCACCTTCAAGTTGCCAGAGGGCGCCGCTGCACCTTCGGCCGATGACTGCATGAGAGTGACCCCGCCAAGAGTGAATATGTGCATCACTCGGCGCTAG